From Lasioglossum baleicum chromosome 2, iyLasBale1, whole genome shotgun sequence, a single genomic window includes:
- the LOC143218508 gene encoding uncharacterized protein LOC143218508 — MADEEEEATTTDAGDTTTDAPDTDAPDTDAADTDAPEVTDTTKEKTKSEDTTRSGKKKRKPFSMEKCMKKRWKCENRPNWENFMNAFLDEQVQLEKDDIFKQRKPATFGKFPRVQSEDDLATPHKCLPLNAFQFQDKQDLPNKMDRSKMIRIWKNMRANLPVHESRSDLDIAPGVKKTDSGKWPGLWPCTTRDLVNELKERRRQKRKERKDLFPCEPDDEDDIYDDPINDYSERKELGHARIPPICPSLAKEWMVDRAAGEQPGLVDGDYIIFELPSKGKVTKIYADRCIHGLRGMHLPELGLKRQRRKTWKFCFYQAIVALLAKTQLRYKYATCTNIDYIYEHAWMLFTHMGMLNVQPKQRLDDVVVYNYKYSIEVELIREMNDVPVITGVTFDYEEPNLKRKLKLERNELMNVQSELGAEKITDDQRSPVHKGVKKIEDWFDKLKIRYRNCIFRTTRFCVAFWNDNLFWYLYNPYRCDNFGYWNDDGFACIMKFCTRDSLRRHLMILMLRAYVYIIPKSAMQTTKEETAKPEVVLLGEDAPPLVEPEDEEQWEEKCFTVEIYHVTHLCCQIQNLKLLQRMAPKPAQRLVERKTIDDCPFDPLDVRDACTIEQEEGDLKDAIEKPTWLKLYKISWAKCTPVAQKKKSKEPGTGKMRWHQYVVEESNKLFSLWGELHITDGMFDRENRGMQTYACYVVCAGMTRIMAPEYWSSKTLDVIVMCGDRYYTHSKLEAQFKATKNEYSHVNCWNRYLTSHFTIGETMFEANVLPAICGRLYSKSNRYLWQSLEQMFLKYKFGILTCESSCLGIFKFCGAYYVCDVNSVGPPLFTYGEGAVYLLRATYFYKFITILVLTVGSPECSQFALNPIEILKVIDVGPSTLPIGRTEKKRDTRITKIECPFDEEKKKQMRKWKGRRQETARTIDKMCCKGAD; from the exons ATGGCCGACGAGGAAGAGGAAGCAACTACGACCGATGCCGGTGATACCACCACCGATGCGCCTGATACCGATGCGCCTGACACCGATGCAGCTGACACCGATGCACCAGAAGTCACAGATACAACGAAAGAAAAGACGAAGTCGGAAGACACGACCAGAAGTGgcaagaagaagaggaaaccgTTCTCGATGGAGAAATGCATGAAGAAGAGATGGAAATGCGAGAACAGGCCTAACTGGGAGAACTTCATGAACGC GTTCCTGGACGAGCAAGTACAATTGGAGAAGGATGACATATTTAAGCAGAGGAAACCGGCGACGTTCGGAAAGTTTCCCCGAGTTCAATCGGAGGACGACTTAGCGACACCGCACAAATGCTTGCCCCTTAACGCTTTCCAGTTCCAGGATAAGCAGGACTTGCCGAATAAGATGGATCGCTCGAAAATGATCCGAATTTGGAAGAATATGCGAGCGAATTTGCCG GTGCACGAGTCAAGATCAGACTTGGACATAGCTCCCGGTGTGAAGAAAACGGACAGCGGCAAGTGGCCAGGATTGTGGCCGTGCACTACACGAGATCTGGTGAACGAACTGAAGGAACGTCGTCGACAGAAACGAAAGGAGAGGAAAGATTTGTTCCCTTGTGAACCGGATGACGAAGATGATATTTACGACGACCCTATCAACGATTATTCCGAACGCAAGGAGTTAGGCCACGCGAGGATTCCGCCTATTTGTCCCTCACTCGCCAAGGAATGGATGGTCGATCGAGCTGCTGGTGAACAACCGGGTTTGGTCGATGGTGATTACATCATTTTCGAGTTACCGTCGAAAGGGAAGGTCACCAAGATCTACGCCGATCGTTGCATTCATGGCTTGAGGGGTATGCACTTGCCGGAACTGGGGCTGAAGCGTCAACGACGGAAAACGTGGAAGTTTTGCTTCTACCAGGCCATCGTCGCCCTTTTGGCTAAAACGCAGTTGag ATACAAATACGCAACGTGCACGAACATCGACTACATCTACGAGCACGCGTGGATGCTGTTTACGCACATGGGCATGCTGAACGTGCAGCCGAAACAGCGGCTGGACGACGTCGTCGTGTACAATTACAAGTACAGCATCGAGGTGGAGTTGATTCGTGAAATGAACGACGTACCCGTGATAACCGGCGTGACGTTCGACTACGAGGAGCCGAACTTGAAGAGGAAATTGAAACTAGAACGGAACGAGCTGATGAACGTTCAATCGGAACTCGGTGCGGAGAAGATCACCGATGATCAACGATCTCCGGTGCACAAAGGCGTGAAGAAGATCGAGGATTGGTTTGATAAACTGAAGATCCGCTACCGTAACTGCATCTTCCGCACCACGCGATTCTGCGTCGCCTTCTGGAACGACAACCTCTTCTGGTACCTGTACAACCCCTATCGTTGCGACAACTTCGGTTACTGGAACGACGACGG CTTCGCCTGCATCATGAAGTTCTGCACGAGGGATTCCTTACGAAGGCACCTGATGATACTGATGCTGCGAGCATACGTATACATAATCCCAAAATCGGCGATGCAGACAACCAAAGAAGAGACGGCTAAACCGGAAGTGGTCTTGTTGGGAGAAGACGCTCCTCCGCTAGTTGAACCGGAGGACGAGGAGCAATGGGAAGAGAAGTGTTTCACGGTGGAAATCTACCACGTGACGCACCTGTGTTGCCAAATTCAGAACCTGAAGTTGTTGCAGAGGATGGCACCGAAGCCAGCCCAACGGTTGGTGGAGAGAAAGACGATCGACGATTGTCCTTTCGATCCTCTGGATGTGAGAGACGCTTGTACGATCGAGCAGGAAGAGGGAGACTTGAAGGACGCGATTGAGAAGCCTACTTGGCTGAAGTTGTACAAGATCAGCTGGGCGAAGTGCACGCCGGTCgcgcagaagaagaagagcaaAGAGCCCGGCACTGGAAAGATGCGTTGGCACCAATACGTTGTCGAAGAGTCCAACAAGTTGTTCTCCCTTTGGGGAGAGCTGCACATCACGGATGGAATGTTCGACAGGGAGAATCGAGGGATGCAGACGTACGCTTGTTACGTGGTCTGCGCTGGCATGACCAGGATTATGGCACCCGAGTATTGGAGCTCGAAGACTCTTGACGTGATCGTGATGTGCGGTGACCGGTACTACACGCACAGCAAACTGGAAGCGCAATTCAAGGCCACCAAGAACGAGTACAGCCACGTGAACTGCTGGAACAGGTATCTGACCAGCCATTTCACTATTGGGGAGACCATGTTCGAGGCTAACGTCCTGCCAGCCATCTGCGGCAGACTATACTCCAAGTCGAACAG GTACCTCTGGCAGTCGCTCGAGCAGATGTTCCTCAAGTACAAATTCGGCATTCTCACCTGCGAGAGCTCTTGCCTTGGCATCTTCAAGTTCTGCGGAGCTTACTATGTCTGCGACGTGAATTCTGTTGGCCCACCGTTGTTCACTTACGGAGAAGGCGCTGTGTATTTGTTGAGAGCCACGTACTTTTATAAATTCATCACGATCCTCGTGCTCACCGTTGGCTCACCAGAGTGCAGTCAGTTCGCGCTCAATCCTATCGAGATTCTCAAGGTTATCGATGTTGGACCGAGTACACTACCCATCGGCAGGACAGAAAAGAAGAGGGACACGAGGATTACCAAGATCGAGTGTCCCTTCgacgaagagaagaagaagcagaTGAGGAAGTGGAAGGGCAGGAGGCAGGAAACTGCGAGAACTATCGATAAGATGTGTTGCAAGGGTGCTGACTGA